A stretch of Saccharothrix texasensis DNA encodes these proteins:
- a CDS encoding GNAT family N-acetyltransferase — protein sequence MVVRRATAEDVPAIVAMLADDELGARRESPGDLGPYLRAFEAIDAADHELLAVAERDGAVVGTLQLTVLRGLSRGGASRAQIEAVRVASSTRGQGLGERLVRWAVEEARARGCAIVQFTSDKSRVDAHRFYRRLGFAQSHEGFKLELS from the coding sequence GTGGTCGTCCGCCGGGCCACCGCCGAGGACGTCCCCGCCATCGTGGCCATGCTCGCCGACGACGAGCTGGGCGCGCGGCGGGAGTCGCCCGGCGACCTGGGGCCCTACCTGCGCGCGTTCGAGGCGATCGACGCGGCCGACCACGAGCTGCTGGCGGTGGCCGAACGGGACGGAGCGGTCGTGGGCACGCTCCAGCTCACGGTGCTGCGCGGGCTGTCGCGCGGCGGCGCGTCGAGGGCGCAGATCGAGGCGGTGCGGGTGGCGTCCTCGACGCGCGGGCAGGGGTTGGGGGAGCGGCTGGTGCGGTGGGCGGTCGAGGAGGCGCGGGCGCGCGGTTGCGCGATCGTCCAGTTCACGTCGGACAAGAGCCGGGTGGACGCGCACCGCTTCTACCGCCGCCTCGGCTTCGCCCAGTCCCACGAGGGCTTCAAGCTGGAGCTGTCGTGA
- a CDS encoding TetR/AcrR family transcriptional regulator, producing MGTTRPLRADAERSVRTILEAAERVLSANPGASMEQIAEAAGVARTTVHRRFANRQALVEAMTADVVRQLDEVMDAGRPETSPPLVALHEITANVLRVKVGWPFAMGVVFTDVDSPAAEGRRRVDDRCLALLRRACEEGLLDASTDLDWTRRVFYALIGEAVHGPDSGLGPDALARRVVDTLLHGAGPR from the coding sequence TTGGGAACGACGCGGCCGTTGCGCGCCGACGCCGAACGCAGCGTGCGGACGATCCTCGAAGCCGCCGAGCGCGTGCTGTCGGCGAACCCCGGCGCGTCCATGGAGCAGATCGCCGAGGCCGCGGGGGTCGCGCGCACCACCGTGCACCGGCGGTTCGCCAACCGGCAGGCGCTGGTGGAGGCGATGACCGCCGACGTGGTGCGGCAGTTGGACGAGGTGATGGACGCGGGCCGGCCGGAGACCTCGCCGCCGCTGGTCGCGCTGCACGAGATCACCGCGAACGTGCTGCGGGTCAAGGTCGGCTGGCCGTTCGCGATGGGCGTCGTCTTCACCGACGTCGACTCGCCCGCCGCCGAGGGCAGGCGCCGGGTCGACGACCGCTGCCTGGCGCTGCTGCGCCGGGCGTGCGAGGAAGGGCTGCTCGACGCCTCCACCGACCTCGACTGGACGCGCCGCGTCTTCTACGCGTTGATCGGTGAGGCGGTGCACGGGCCGGACAGCGGCCTCGGGCCCGACGCGTTGGCCCGCCGGGTGGTCGACACCCTCCTGCACGGCGCGGGGCCGCGGTGA
- a CDS encoding SDR family NAD(P)-dependent oxidoreductase, producing MNPTALVTGASAGLGAEFATQLARRGHDLVLVARSADRLDAVADRLRHEHGVEVDVVVQNLSAPDAADSIAARLRGPVHTLVNNAGFGTAGRFEEIPDGHDREQLMVNVVSLVALTRALVPGMLEAGSGAVVNVGSTAGFQPSPYFATYSAGKAFVLDFSLALRREYRDRGIKVLALCPGPTGTSFFERVTPRAALGGRLMSAETVVRAGLDGLDRDRAYVAPGLRNALNAHLVPRRPRTLVAAIAERVTRSVLQA from the coding sequence ATGAACCCCACCGCCCTGGTCACCGGCGCGTCCGCCGGGCTCGGCGCCGAGTTCGCCACCCAACTCGCCCGGCGCGGCCACGACCTGGTCCTCGTCGCCCGCTCGGCCGACCGCCTCGACGCCGTCGCCGACCGCCTCCGCCACGAGCACGGCGTCGAGGTCGACGTGGTCGTGCAGAACCTGTCGGCGCCGGACGCGGCCGACTCGATCGCGGCCCGGCTGCGCGGCCCCGTCCACACGCTGGTGAACAACGCGGGCTTCGGCACCGCCGGCCGGTTCGAGGAGATCCCCGACGGCCACGACCGGGAGCAGCTGATGGTCAACGTCGTCTCGCTGGTCGCGCTCACCCGCGCGCTCGTGCCGGGCATGCTCGAAGCGGGCTCCGGCGCCGTGGTCAACGTCGGCTCCACGGCCGGGTTCCAGCCGTCGCCGTACTTCGCGACCTACAGCGCGGGCAAGGCGTTCGTGCTCGACTTCAGCCTCGCGCTGCGCCGGGAGTACCGGGACCGGGGCATCAAGGTGCTCGCCCTGTGCCCCGGCCCGACCGGGACCAGCTTCTTCGAGCGGGTCACCCCGCGCGCCGCGCTCGGCGGCCGGCTGATGAGCGCCGAGACCGTCGTGCGCGCGGGCCTCGACGGCCTGGACCGCGACCGCGCCTACGTCGCGCCCGGCCTGCGCAACGCGCTCAACGCCCACCTCGTCCCGCGCCGCCCGCGCACGCTGGTGGCCGCGATCGCCGAACGCGTCACGCGGTCCGTGCTCCAGGCCTGA
- a CDS encoding DUF4082 domain-containing protein, with protein sequence MNAIALENQKPGNPPSEWDLGGPASETIEGFATRMSVNRGTTVDFKIDTASSNYRVDVYRLGYYGGLGARKVATVQRNTPSPQPAPGGDPTIGLYDAGNWSVSASWAVPADAVSGVYLAKLVRQDGVAGASHIPFVVRADGTRHDIGFQTSDTTWHAYNGWGGANLYGGNATAAPDGRAYKVSYNRPIRTRDRVGAAAAPQDYLLSAEYAAIRWLERNGYDVAYFSGVDTGPGAVPLTAFTVFLSTGHDEYWSGDQRAHVEAARDAGVHLVFASGNEVYWKTRWEPDLNGTPDRTLVCYKETWAGEKIDPAPAWTGTWRDPSLSPPADGGRPEHSLTGTVFQVDSYRYDVIRVPHAMSRPRFWRNTDVALTPPGGTAELAAGLLGYEWDESPNDRFRPPGLIRLSSTSLDVHAYLVDHGRTTAPAPATHHLTLYRAPSGAVVFGAGTVFWAFGLDAQHDETSNGTYPAVVVDRDVQQAMVNLFADMTVQPTTLQGDLVAASASTDTTPPTAVVTSPANGATLVQQQKVVVSGTATDVGGVVAAVEVSTDGGTSWRAAQGTANWTFDWWPRQPGQRTIRVRAVDDSLNTQSPAASVAVTVTPSASVRLFDPTDVPSSLRSAESAALELGVRFSTNTPGSATAVRFYKNLHMTGAHTAHLWSADGTLLATAAFTGETASGWQQANFAAPVPLSPGATYVASYHGTGFYSADPNHFRTARSTGALTAPAGDNGVYAYGASGTFPGGTFRSTNYWVDVVFARAGGAGDLPPVAGNDGGFATNQGVALVIPAAALLANDSDPNGYPLSVTGADNPVNGTVTWSAAAQSVTFTPSAGFSGLATFRYTITNGHNAPVSATVSVSVLATAVRQTLFKPTDAPAVASSGDANAVNLGVRFRCTTTGAKAKGIRFYKATQNTGTHVGRLWDANGTLLASATFAGETASGWQEATFTTPVDLTTNTTYVASYHTATGNYSATAGFFTTSHTRDALVAPADGASGNGVFVYGPSPAFPNATYNATNYWVDVVVDAPAPVLRTLFDVSDVPQTVTVADVGPVQLGAKFRTAASDAAAVGIRFYKGPQNTGAHTAHLWTAGGVLLASTTFTGETASGWQEATFGAPVPLTAGTTYIASYHTTTRYSATAAFFGADRVRGSLTAPSSASSGGNGLYTYGPAGSFPGSSFNATNYWVDVVVRSS encoded by the coding sequence GTGAACGCGATCGCTCTGGAGAATCAGAAACCGGGCAACCCCCCGAGCGAGTGGGATCTGGGCGGACCCGCGTCGGAGACCATCGAGGGCTTCGCCACCCGCATGAGCGTCAACCGCGGCACGACGGTCGACTTCAAGATCGACACCGCGTCGTCGAACTACCGGGTCGACGTCTACCGGCTCGGGTACTACGGGGGTCTCGGCGCGCGGAAGGTCGCGACCGTCCAGCGCAACACCCCTTCGCCCCAGCCCGCGCCCGGCGGTGACCCGACCATCGGCCTGTACGACGCGGGCAACTGGAGCGTGAGCGCGTCGTGGGCGGTCCCGGCCGACGCGGTGTCCGGCGTGTACCTGGCCAAGCTCGTCCGGCAGGACGGCGTCGCCGGCGCGTCCCACATCCCGTTCGTCGTGCGGGCCGACGGCACCCGGCACGACATCGGCTTCCAGACCTCCGACACCACCTGGCACGCCTACAACGGCTGGGGCGGGGCGAACCTGTACGGCGGCAACGCCACCGCCGCCCCGGACGGGCGCGCGTACAAGGTCAGCTACAACCGCCCGATCCGCACCCGCGACCGGGTCGGCGCCGCCGCCGCGCCGCAGGACTACCTGCTCAGCGCCGAGTACGCGGCGATCCGCTGGCTGGAGCGCAACGGCTACGACGTCGCCTACTTCAGCGGCGTCGACACCGGTCCCGGCGCCGTGCCGCTGACCGCCTTCACGGTGTTCCTGTCCACCGGGCACGACGAGTACTGGTCGGGCGACCAGCGCGCGCACGTCGAAGCGGCCCGGGACGCGGGCGTGCACCTGGTCTTCGCCAGCGGCAACGAGGTCTACTGGAAGACCCGCTGGGAGCCCGACCTCAACGGCACGCCCGACCGCACCCTGGTGTGCTACAAGGAGACCTGGGCCGGCGAGAAGATCGACCCCGCCCCGGCGTGGACCGGCACCTGGCGCGACCCCTCCTTGTCACCGCCGGCCGACGGCGGGCGGCCGGAGCACTCCCTGACCGGCACGGTGTTCCAGGTCGACTCGTACCGCTACGACGTCATCCGGGTGCCGCACGCGATGTCGCGGCCGAGGTTCTGGCGCAACACCGACGTCGCCCTGACCCCGCCCGGCGGCACGGCCGAGCTGGCGGCCGGGCTGCTGGGCTACGAGTGGGACGAGTCGCCCAACGACCGGTTCCGCCCGCCCGGCCTCATCCGCCTGTCCTCGACCTCGCTGGACGTGCACGCCTACCTGGTCGACCACGGCCGCACGACCGCGCCCGCGCCCGCCACCCACCACCTCACGCTCTACCGGGCGCCCAGCGGGGCCGTCGTGTTCGGCGCGGGCACCGTCTTCTGGGCCTTCGGGCTCGACGCCCAGCACGACGAGACCAGCAACGGCACCTACCCCGCCGTCGTCGTGGACCGCGACGTCCAGCAGGCGATGGTGAACCTGTTCGCCGACATGACCGTGCAGCCGACGACGTTGCAGGGCGACCTGGTCGCGGCGAGCGCCTCGACCGACACCACGCCGCCGACCGCGGTCGTCACGTCGCCCGCGAACGGCGCCACGCTCGTGCAGCAGCAGAAGGTCGTGGTCAGCGGCACGGCGACCGACGTCGGCGGTGTCGTCGCGGCCGTGGAGGTCTCCACCGACGGCGGCACGTCCTGGCGGGCGGCGCAGGGCACGGCGAACTGGACGTTCGACTGGTGGCCCCGGCAGCCCGGGCAGCGGACGATCCGGGTCCGGGCGGTGGACGACAGCCTCAACACCCAGTCGCCGGCCGCGAGCGTGGCGGTGACGGTGACGCCCTCGGCGTCGGTCCGGCTGTTCGACCCGACCGACGTGCCGTCCTCGCTGCGGTCCGCCGAGAGCGCCGCGCTGGAGCTGGGCGTGCGCTTCTCGACCAACACCCCCGGCAGCGCGACCGCCGTCCGGTTCTACAAGAACCTGCACATGACCGGCGCGCACACGGCGCACCTGTGGAGCGCCGACGGCACGCTGCTCGCCACGGCGGCGTTCACCGGCGAGACCGCGAGCGGCTGGCAGCAGGCGAACTTCGCCGCGCCCGTCCCGCTCTCCCCCGGCGCCACCTACGTCGCGTCCTACCACGGCACCGGCTTCTACTCCGCCGACCCGAACCACTTCCGGACCGCGCGCTCCACCGGCGCGTTGACGGCGCCCGCCGGCGACAACGGCGTGTACGCCTACGGCGCGTCCGGCACGTTCCCCGGCGGCACGTTCCGCAGCACCAACTACTGGGTCGACGTCGTCTTCGCCCGCGCGGGCGGCGCGGGCGACCTGCCGCCGGTCGCGGGCAACGACGGCGGGTTCGCCACGAACCAGGGCGTCGCGCTGGTGATCCCGGCCGCGGCGCTGCTGGCCAACGACTCCGACCCCAACGGCTACCCGCTGTCGGTCACCGGGGCGGACAACCCCGTCAACGGCACGGTGACGTGGTCCGCGGCCGCGCAGTCGGTGACGTTCACGCCCAGCGCGGGCTTCTCGGGGCTCGCGACGTTCCGCTACACGATCACCAACGGCCACAACGCGCCGGTGTCGGCGACCGTGTCGGTGTCCGTGCTGGCCACCGCCGTCCGGCAGACGCTGTTCAAGCCGACCGACGCGCCCGCGGTCGCGAGCTCCGGCGACGCCAACGCCGTCAACCTCGGCGTGCGGTTCCGCTGCACGACCACCGGCGCCAAGGCCAAGGGCATCCGGTTCTACAAGGCGACGCAGAACACCGGCACGCACGTCGGCCGCCTGTGGGACGCGAACGGCACGCTGCTCGCCTCGGCCACGTTCGCCGGCGAGACCGCGAGCGGCTGGCAGGAGGCCACCTTCACGACACCGGTCGACCTGACCACGAACACCACCTACGTCGCGTCCTACCACACCGCGACCGGCAACTACTCCGCCACCGCGGGCTTCTTCACCACCTCGCACACCCGTGACGCGCTCGTCGCACCCGCCGACGGCGCGTCCGGGAACGGCGTGTTCGTCTACGGCCCGTCACCGGCCTTCCCCAACGCGACCTACAACGCCACGAACTACTGGGTGGACGTCGTGGTGGACGCGCCCGCACCGGTGCTGCGGACGTTGTTCGACGTCAGCGACGTGCCGCAGACCGTCACGGTGGCCGACGTGGGCCCGGTGCAGCTGGGCGCGAAGTTCCGCACGGCGGCGTCGGACGCGGCCGCCGTCGGGATCCGGTTCTACAAGGGGCCGCAGAACACCGGCGCGCACACGGCCCACCTGTGGACCGCGGGCGGTGTGCTGCTCGCGTCGACCACGTTCACCGGCGAGACCGCGAGCGGCTGGCAGGAGGCCACGTTCGGCGCCCCGGTGCCGCTCACCGCCGGCACCACCTACATCGCGTCCTACCACACGACCACGCGCTACTCGGCGACCGCGGCCTTCTTCGGCGCCGACCGCGTGCGCGGGTCGTTGACCGCGCCGTCGAGCGCGAGCAGCGGCGGCAACGGGCTGTACACCTACGGCCCGGCGGGCAGCTTCCCCGGCTCCTCGTTCAACGCCACGAACTACTGGGTGGACGTCGTGGTGCGGTCGAGCTGA
- a CDS encoding efflux RND transporter permease subunit, with protein MSVLARLSLANRSLVGLLSLLVIGFGVFTLPSIKQQLFPSIELPAAVVIAPFPGASPDLVDSQVAEPIQSAVRGVDGVEQVFTRSAESSATVQVMFTYGTDIDAAVAKMQQAVNRLQPRLPQGVEPTVAQGSTDDIPVIALAATSGDDDIAAAARLRAEVVPGLEAIPGVREATVSGERDRQVGVTVDYARLGAARVDPQALTAALTTAGAVVPAGTVPDADKTLTVQVGSPVGTVEDLRNLLLASPAGPVRLGDVARVESAPEAATVLTRTNGEATLGVSVTMTADGNAVEISRQVRDRLAEWGEAAGSTLTVAFDQGPQVEKAISGLTTEGLLGLLFAVVVILLFLLSVRSTLVTAVSIPLSVVVALIALYTGDLSLNLLTLGALTIAVGRVVDDSIVVLENIKRHLGYGEEKQRAVLDGVREVAGAVTASTLTTVAVFLPIAFVGGIAGELFGPFSITVTVALLASLLVSLTIVPVLAFWFLKRPDVPTDPEEAARAREAALEKEKRSPLQRAYVPVLRFATTRRWVTLLIAVLIFGGTLGLAGSLQTNFIDNAGGTALQGTQELPPGTSLTARDEAARKLEAVLAQTDEVETYQVTVGTDNSLAAFGFGGDGDTSVRATVREGTDLEALQDRLTEQLGNTPGAGEVAFGAAASGFGSDTIDVLVTAPDEQSLRDAADRVQQAVSGTPGVGEVTNDLSVSAPRVQVTVDQAAAAARGLSGQAIGQFAAQALRGVPVAQLPIDGRSQQILLRTGTAPTDVDALRALPLPGGVTLGQVAEVAVVDGPVQVRRTDGARSATVSAKATGSDLGAVTADLTSRLAAVDLPAGASHSIGGVSADQAETFADLGLAMLAAIAIVFLIMVATFRSLVQPLILLVSIPFAATGAIGLLLLTGTPLGLPALIGMLMLVGIVVTNAIVLIDLVNQYRRDGMPVREAVVEGGRRRLRPILMTAAATIFALLPMALGITGEGAFIGKPLAIVVIGGLVSSTLLTLVLVPTLYSMVEGRKERRRARKAERPAEDREAVTV; from the coding sequence ATGTCCGTGCTGGCTCGGCTGAGCCTGGCCAACCGAAGTCTCGTCGGGCTGCTCAGCCTGCTCGTGATCGGTTTCGGTGTGTTCACGCTGCCCTCGATCAAGCAGCAGCTCTTCCCGTCCATCGAGCTGCCCGCCGCGGTGGTCATCGCGCCCTTCCCGGGCGCGTCGCCCGACCTGGTGGACAGCCAGGTGGCCGAGCCCATCCAGTCGGCCGTGCGCGGCGTCGACGGCGTCGAGCAGGTGTTCACCCGCTCCGCCGAGAGCTCCGCGACGGTCCAGGTGATGTTCACCTACGGCACCGACATCGACGCCGCCGTGGCCAAGATGCAGCAGGCGGTGAACCGGCTCCAGCCGCGCCTGCCGCAGGGCGTGGAGCCGACCGTCGCCCAGGGCAGCACCGACGACATCCCGGTGATCGCGCTCGCCGCGACCTCCGGTGACGACGACATCGCCGCCGCGGCCCGGCTGCGCGCCGAGGTCGTGCCCGGCCTGGAGGCGATCCCCGGCGTGCGGGAGGCCACCGTCAGCGGTGAGCGCGACCGCCAGGTCGGCGTCACCGTCGACTACGCCCGCCTCGGCGCGGCCCGGGTCGACCCCCAGGCGCTGACCGCCGCCCTGACCACGGCCGGCGCGGTCGTGCCCGCCGGCACCGTGCCGGACGCGGACAAGACGCTGACCGTGCAGGTCGGCAGCCCCGTCGGCACCGTCGAGGACCTGCGCAACCTGCTGCTGGCCTCGCCCGCCGGCCCGGTGAGGCTCGGCGACGTGGCCCGGGTCGAGTCCGCGCCCGAGGCGGCGACCGTGCTCACCCGCACCAACGGCGAGGCGACGTTGGGCGTCAGCGTCACCATGACCGCCGACGGCAACGCGGTCGAGATCTCCCGGCAGGTCCGCGACCGGCTCGCCGAGTGGGGCGAGGCGGCCGGCTCCACGCTCACCGTCGCGTTCGACCAGGGCCCGCAGGTGGAGAAGGCGATCAGCGGCCTGACCACCGAGGGCCTGCTCGGCCTGCTCTTCGCCGTGGTCGTCATCCTGCTGTTCCTGCTGTCGGTGCGGTCCACGCTGGTGACGGCGGTGTCGATCCCGCTGTCCGTGGTGGTCGCGCTGATCGCGCTCTACACCGGCGACCTGTCGCTGAACCTGCTCACCCTCGGCGCGCTCACCATCGCGGTCGGCCGGGTGGTGGACGACTCGATCGTGGTGCTGGAGAACATCAAGCGGCACCTCGGCTACGGCGAGGAGAAGCAACGCGCCGTGCTCGACGGCGTGCGCGAGGTGGCGGGCGCGGTGACCGCGTCCACGCTGACCACGGTCGCGGTGTTCCTGCCGATCGCGTTCGTCGGCGGCATCGCGGGCGAGCTGTTCGGACCGTTCTCCATCACGGTCACGGTGGCGCTGCTCGCGTCGCTGCTGGTGTCGTTGACGATCGTGCCGGTGCTGGCGTTCTGGTTCCTCAAGCGCCCGGACGTGCCGACCGACCCGGAGGAAGCGGCGCGGGCGCGCGAGGCGGCGCTGGAGAAGGAGAAGCGCAGCCCGTTGCAGCGCGCCTACGTGCCCGTGCTGCGGTTCGCCACCACCCGCCGCTGGGTGACGTTGCTGATCGCCGTGCTCATCTTCGGCGGCACGCTCGGCCTGGCCGGCTCGTTGCAGACCAACTTCATCGACAACGCGGGCGGCACCGCCCTGCAGGGCACCCAGGAGCTGCCGCCGGGCACCAGCCTCACCGCCCGGGACGAGGCGGCGCGCAAGCTCGAAGCCGTGCTGGCGCAGACCGACGAGGTGGAGACCTACCAGGTCACCGTCGGCACGGACAACAGCCTGGCCGCGTTCGGCTTCGGCGGTGACGGCGACACCAGCGTGCGCGCCACCGTGCGCGAGGGCACGGACCTGGAGGCGTTGCAGGACCGGCTGACCGAGCAGCTGGGGAACACGCCCGGCGCGGGCGAGGTGGCGTTCGGCGCGGCGGCGTCCGGTTTCGGCTCGGACACCATCGACGTGCTCGTCACCGCGCCCGACGAGCAGTCGCTGCGGGACGCGGCCGACCGCGTCCAGCAGGCCGTGTCCGGGACGCCCGGCGTCGGCGAGGTCACCAACGACCTGTCGGTGAGCGCGCCGCGCGTGCAGGTGACCGTGGACCAGGCCGCCGCGGCGGCCCGGGGGCTCAGCGGCCAGGCCATCGGCCAGTTCGCGGCGCAGGCGTTGCGCGGCGTGCCGGTCGCCCAGCTGCCGATCGACGGCCGGTCGCAGCAGATCCTGCTGCGCACGGGCACCGCGCCGACCGACGTGGACGCGTTGCGCGCGCTGCCGCTGCCGGGCGGCGTCACGCTCGGCCAGGTCGCCGAGGTGGCCGTGGTGGACGGCCCGGTGCAGGTGCGGCGCACCGACGGCGCGCGCAGCGCCACCGTGTCGGCCAAGGCCACCGGGTCCGACCTGGGTGCGGTGACGGCCGACCTGACGTCCCGCCTGGCCGCGGTGGACCTGCCCGCGGGCGCCTCGCACAGCATCGGCGGCGTCAGCGCCGACCAGGCCGAGACGTTCGCCGACCTGGGGCTGGCGATGCTCGCGGCCATCGCGATCGTGTTCCTGATCATGGTGGCGACGTTCCGCAGCCTGGTGCAGCCGCTGATCCTGCTGGTGTCGATCCCGTTCGCGGCGACCGGCGCCATCGGCCTGCTGCTGCTCACCGGCACCCCGCTCGGCCTGCCCGCGCTGATCGGCATGCTGATGCTCGTCGGGATCGTGGTGACCAACGCGATCGTGCTGATCGACCTGGTCAACCAGTACCGGCGGGACGGGATGCCGGTGCGCGAGGCGGTGGTCGAGGGCGGCCGGCGGCGGTTGCGGCCGATCCTGATGACCGCCGCGGCCACGATCTTCGCGCTGCTGCCGATGGCGTTGGGCATCACCGGCGAGGGCGCGTTCATCGGCAAGCCGCTGGCGATCGTGGTGATCGGCGGCCTGGTCAGCTCCACGCTGCTCACCCTGGTGCTCGTGCCGACGCTGTACTCGATGGTCGAGGGCCGCAAGGAGCGCCGCCGGGCGCGCAAGGCCGAACGCCCCGCCGAGGACCGCGAGGCGGTCACCGTCTGA